The following is a genomic window from Bombina bombina isolate aBomBom1 chromosome 3, aBomBom1.pri, whole genome shotgun sequence.
ACAGAGAACTACCAATATAGACAATGAACGTGATGTAAATAAATTTTTCCTTAAATGGGCGCcttttattaagattttccctgaTAGAGAAATCGACTATCTGATATCTCCATTTAAGAACTCGGAGCTAGTATTACTAGGTCTTTGGTGATCTGAGGTAGGTTAGTGCAAATTGAGAATGGTTgtttttcccttccctccccccccccccctttttttttttttttttttttttttttttttcttttctttttttttttccttccttttggTCAATAGGGTGGAGtgtggggggagggagggaggggtgggGGGGAGGAAAATATGGAAAAATTCCAACACTGAGTTACTAAGACAAACTGAATAGTTCAGCTAATTGGtatatgagatgtaatatacaattattttctttcttgtaagactgctatggtttttttatttttgctttttttcctttttctcactGTTGTCTTACTCTAATATTGCCTTATATCGATGAAGCataataatatgttgttttttctttattgtgaACTTGTACTCACtgttggataaaataaaataatataaaaaaaaaaatagcattctctatctgaatcatgaaagaagaaataggggcagtgttccctctaaagagAGTTGTGTGTGCGGCCCAACAGTGAAACAGCTAATTACACATCACTGCAAGGTGTGGTTAccgtattaactgtttcactgctgggacactcacaaaactggccttagagagaaCGCTGGTTATGGGTGGTATCCACTCAGCACcggcagttctctgcagctcttgagcagtactttaacttctctaaagggggttaaacacatagcacttCAGGGCAGCTATTGTTAAAATGACATGATGTTGTAATGAATTACAGTGTCATATTCccgctataatggccctttaacttacaCAAGTGAAGTAATGTTCAAAGAAAAGCTGGAAATGGAGCCTGTTTGGTTTTTCAGCTTGATCATACGTAGTCCTAAACCACATTGTGAGAACTTCCCAGTTAAAGTACCGCTGGGTGAAGTTTTATCTGGGTGTTTCTCTTAATTCTTAGatgtttatgcaaaaaaaaaaaagaagttgaaaTTAAAGAAAAAGTTCAGCAGTGtcctttttaatacttttatattaTGTTCTCATGCGGGTAACTTACAGTTGGATAAATGTTTCCTAAACTCAGGACTTTTGTAAAACGTCAGTCTAAACAAAACCAGTTTAGTTCATAATAATTAATAATTGGATTCtggtatagcgcacaacctcaaacttaatcgactcgcggcactgataacgggtattattattacccaacttaatggtactcatgtATAGCTTCTGGTGTATACAATGTGTATTGCTCAACTTGTAAATGCTGTGAAGCTCTGACGCTTCATACAAAGATTATGCCAGGAAATTTGTTCTTCCTGTAAAGCCAGCCAGTATGACTGTTTATTTGCATGTTGTTTGTTACTGCGTGTAGTAACTTGTCTATGGGAAAAACTACAATTAGAATGCAGTTGTCATAAGTTCCTTGTCCATAAATTCAAGCCCTTTGTTCTAATCCTGTAGTGTGACCTGTTTTCATGATGCATTTCTAATCTTCATTGTCTGGCAGTGTAATGTTTCATTGCTGCCTACATAGGAAACCTTACTGGTAGTATAGCTTGTACCTACATAGGCGTAAGAGCCCAACACATCTGACACAAGAGGATAATTAGTAGATGTGTAtggccaaaaaaaatgttttgtctgaaagatttgtttcagatttttttaCAACGTACAGCTCACTTTCGTTTACACAGGCATTCGGTTCTGATTCGTTAGCGTTATTTTCATTGGGAACAAATAGACAATTAGTATTAACATAAATCTTATTATAGGATTCGAACAATTAAAATAATCTTTGTATGTTAAAAGAACATAGAACTCGTGACTGACTAAAaacagcatttagtgcctgaccagtTGTCCCTGACATCAGTCATtaataatactatggcaggattagaCAGGGGACGATAGACAAATGGCTGGTCAGACCcgcctgtacatcattacaaacaaaggagcttattaaccaaacaatataaccctTCCCCTCAATCCTGCACCTTTTTATTGGCACCAAACAACATGAATGAATGAACTAATTGATTTtggcaaccatttttttttttttggtcagtttAATCCAATAATGCATTTTACTGATAAATCCGAAACATTCAGATTAATTTGCATTGGTCTGAAGCCTGAACGCAAATCTCTAGTAATGAGCAGCTTCTGAGCAAGCtatgtttttttgtattgtatCAGGGAACCTTTAGGAACTGCATTCAACAGGAATCAGCTGATTTCATTAGCCATTAGATTAGATTCACCTTGCTATTCACCTTACTGCCCCATCAAAGCTGGTTTTTAGTGTTGTTACTTACTGGCACACAGTTGGTTAACAATGTGATCATCATAACCTCACAAGAGCAGATGGTTTATTGTCCTGGTCAGTGATTTCTGTCACTTCTTGTCAAGACAACGCCTGCAGATTCCTTGTTCTGTTACATGCTGCAGATTTCTCCAAAATCTCTAACTTTCAGAGTGGCCAACAAAATGCATCACAAAGTGAGATCTTTTACCAGATCTATACTATCGCAAGCGTTAAAGCACATAACCTCCTCTTGGTGCCATGATAAATCTTTTGCTCTTAGGCACAGGATGCAATACCTTTTATCCTTTTGTACTGCACAGTGACCATCTAAGCAGACACCTGTGGGGTAATGTTGCTCTTAGGCAAGTGCCTAATTTTCCTGATAATATTAAAGCCTTTTTCTCCTCTAGGGACACATTGAAAAATATTGCAGTTTATTTTCCCTCCTGTTTCCTTTCTTCTGTAAAGCTCTATCCGGCCTCTCACTGCCTTTTTCAACAAACTCCCACCCTCCTATCTTTGATTTATTCTTTTTTCCTTGTTCGTCCCTAGGTATTCGGACATTACGGCCTCGCTCTCCCCGGACTATAGATGCTTCCACCAAGCAAGATAACAGGATGACGCTGAATAGCACGCTGAGCGAAGGGCAGGGGGATTCTGGGACGCAGTATGCAGTGTTGGCTATTGTGCCAGTCTTCTGTATGATGGGGCTGTCTGGCATCTTACTCTGCAACTTTCTGAAAAAGAAGGGCTATCACTGCACCTCCCAGAAGGAACAGGATGAGGAGGCTCCTCCTGCTGAGAAAGCTGGTGAGTCCTTTTGTGCTTTAtatctagacttaaagggacacacaggaCTGTGTTTTTTGTTTAAACTCTTTAAGAGGGAATTCTAAAATGTATTAATGCCTACGACGGTGAGCAATCcactcttaaaggggcatgaaagtcagaattaaacttcggTTTCAGCTGGAACAAGACGTTTTTAGTTCACTTCTAATatgaaatgtactttattctcttggtataattttaaaaggcatacctaggtaggctcaatagcaacaatgcactaccgcaagctagctggtgattggtggctgcacatttatgcctcttgtcattgtctcaccagatgtacAGGGGTAAACACAAATGAAGTGTTAAAGTGACAGTGTTCTATAAaacaaaaattctcccctttatcaTGTTCCCAATCAAACACTTTACGtgttggggtgtattaaattgtttacagataatTCCTTTACCTTTCTATTTTGCCATTTAAAAATTGCTGTTTTTTCTGCTGTAACTTTCACCTATAATAGAAAAAATTCAATAGGGCAGttctggctatagaaaagctatgtaaacaatagAACAAATAAACCTCCCAGTGGGGGTTGGGAGAGAGCCCAGCCCATTGTAAAAGGGGTTTCTAAAGTAATTTATTCTTCTAGGGATTAAATTACTAATCAACTAGCAATGGCAAGGCTtgaacactaaggggccgaattatcagggggccttcaggctcgccggaaacagcacagaagtggtcttaaaaccgctgctccataactggtccaccgcctctgaggctgcggtctgcaatccgccgatcctatatgatcgggctgatggacaccccctgctagcgcccatTGGcccgtgaatctacagggggcagtattcactgattgtgcaatgctaaatgacgacagcgtatgctgtcggcattcagcaatgtctgtcggagatgatacgctacagcgtatcatgtcggacagacattgataaattggcccctaggtgtataacattgttacagatattgttgcagacactgctgtcATATTGTGCTCAGCATATGTGCACATTGCtaagcatacctcagtatgctcttatggaagTGTGTGTGTTCTCCCCCAAATTCACTTGTTTATTCTAATCCAGTTACTACAATAAGCTAACAAAGCCATCACTCTCACTGACGGGGGGGTCGTTCTATTCTGCAATTGTGTCTAAATAAATGATAATCTATTTCTATGTTGCATTAGATATTTGAAATCTATGGGGAATGTGATATTGTCTGCATTTAGGTCAAAAACTCACTAgtttatagaagaaaaataatcAGTGtcatttgtattttaaagaaacctATCTCAACATTCTGAGACTAAACAACCCCTTCTAACATCTAGCTGTGACCTTTATAGCTGGTGGACAAGGGTTTCTGTAAGGAGCTTAtggaaaattcttaaagggaaaaaaaaaaagctttgcagaCCACCCTCTGCTCAGTTTACCAAGAGTCCTGTTGATAAGAACTCTACTATTCAAGGCACTTCCCTTTGATGAACCACTGCTGGTGAGAACAGGAAGATTTATAGTCTGTCATGTTGGAATGTCTTGTGGTCATATTCCTTGTCCAGCCCCTCTGCGATTGTCTCATGGGCTGCAAACTATCTGATCATGTAACACCACTTGCCTTGATAGGCTTGAGGGCTTGCAGACGCCTAGTCACAGAGAGAATGgcaatttaagcttttttttttactttattgtaaaacattttgGAGTGGAAACGCTATTAAATAGTGCCCTTTTTATGCATGATAGAAACTGaaagtttaatgtctttttaaaacctttttagtagTATCTGTTGGGTAGGAGGTgccaataaataaataaggagaaagccccctttatttattttatttatatatatttatttattaatttatttatgtattatcttTCTTTCCAATTGTAGTGAATATATCTAAGCTGATGTAAGGCATGAGCACTAACTCCTGGGGAAATTAGACTTTAAAGGGGTCTTTTAAAGCCCACTGTATTTACAAGAAGGCATTTAAGTATACTTATTTCTTTTTATGACTACTCCTGTATGTAAAATAACCAGTTCCCCAGCTCTGTTGCTGGACATATACACAATCAGTACCATTGAAACAGGAAGTTGCCTCTAACAAGCCAATAAGCTACTGGTCCCTGGGGATCTGTTGTGTACTAACAGCATTTCTTGTTAGTCTTAAACAGTTTAACAAAGGTTGAAATTAGACTCTCAGATGCATAATAAATATGCGGGATGTAATTTCTATAATCATTCGTTTTTTGCTCATCCTTTTTATCATATATTGTTTAACTGTGACTGTCTCTCTGTTAATAAAGTGACTTTCTGGGACCTTCTGTAGATGTTCTGTCCCATTAGCGCTGAATTTCTTTAACAGCCAAGTACCTGGTGGCTGCCGTGACGCAAAACCGAGTATCTGATCAACAACAAACCACAAAGTTCAATTCTCTGGATAGATCTGTAGCCCTCAGAGGAGCAGAACACAACACGTGTATATTAGAGGAATTTTTATAGATGGCAAAACCACAACGAGAGATGAAAATTGTACACGATCCCTGAAAAGACCAGCAGTAGTCTAATACATAAAGTGACTCACCACAAACTCTGGTGGTGCACaagttaaccctttaactgcttgaGAGCTCTAAGCCATTGTGGCATTTTGCAAAATAACACATGCTATTCATTTCACACTCATTGTTATCGGCATGTTTGTAAGATATGAACAAAGTACTCAATTTCATTTAATACTGAATCAGCAAGCAGTTGGTAAGATAGTAACTGAGGTTACTTAAAACCTATCAACACCCTTTCCCATCTTCTGTGATGCCCTCTGCTGGGTAGTTTGTGCCTCCAATGTGACTTCAGTGTGACAACGATGGGGTTGAATCCTGAGCAGTCTGGGCTGTGACCGATTAAACACAAGTATAAATAGAAGTGCATACTCATTATGAGTGCTTGCATAATAAGTGTACACATAACCTAAATCAGGGGCTGGAGAAATGATTTAAGATCCAGGAAGAATAAAGAGCCAGATACACACAATTTAGGAGTCAAACAAGGTGTTTGTATGAAGATATCTGCAGAATAATGCACAAGCTTCTGAACCACAAGTAATATTCATGGAGCAGTGCCTCTCAGGTTCCTGCGGTTCGTCTGGTTTCTAAGTAATGATTACTATAATAAGATATGATGAGAACGTTCACTGACCCTCTTAAGAGTGTGAGGTCTGGCTGAGAGCTTTATCTATAGCAGAAGAATCTGTTCAGATACCAGCACTGGGTAGGGAGGGCTCACAGCCGCTGTCTATTTATTAACCCCGGGAGTGGTGGGAAGTGAAAACCTTTATTAATATAAAAGGGCAATAATCTTAAAACCCTAGGAAATCTGAGGTGGCAAATTTGTTAAATGGTTAAGGAACTGGCACAAAACCAAGCAGCAAGCCCAACAATTCTGAGGGGTACAGAGCATCTGGTAACTGTCTTGATTTCTGGGGTTCAGTAACAATTGTGGTGATGTACAGTCCTTGACTAGCAGTGATTTGGGGAGCTCTGGCTACATGCTGGTAAACCCTATTACATAGGCTGAGAATGTCATCTCCCCTTGTCTCACAGAAGCTTTACCTGGCAATGCTCTGCAGCTGTCTTTTGATTTGTTAACCACTTGTCTCCCAAATTATATATTTAGGTAAAGACTCCTAACAATTACTTGCATCTGAAAGTGACCACTCCTATAtgggattacattttttttttaattgtaatgacTTTTTTGGGAAGAAATATCACTgcaatacacgcacacatatacacatgtacacacgcacacacacgtatacatacatacatttacacacgtgtatatacacatacatacatacacacacacacacacgcatacatacatacatacatacacacatatatatgcacacacatatatacacacacacatgcgcacacacacatatatatatatatatatatatatatacacacacacgtatacacatgcgCGTgcgcgcacatatacatacacacatgcatacacacatttacacacacacacgtgcgcacacacatatatatatatatatatacatacatatacacatacatacacacacacatatatatatatatatatatacacacacacacacacgcatacatacatacatacatacacacatacatatacacatacatacacacacacacacacgcatacatacatacatacacacatacatatacacatacatacacacacacacacacatctgcgtgcacacacacacacatatatatatatatatatatatatatacacacacatgcatacacacatttttttttttttttattcctgtgaGTGTTGTCTCCTTCAGATGCATGTGAAGTAAGTGCTTTCCTACCTAGGACTTCAGTATAGAGAGTTTTTTCTCTATCACATACTCTACATTATGATCCCTCACCCAGAtcatatcacttttttttattttaatttactttgttttcatgtGAAACAAAGACCCCAATGCAAACAGCCCTGAGGGTTTTTACTGGAAGTCTGGCTGTGTTACCTCTTTGTAACGAATCATCCTGTAATCCCACATCTGTACCTTAGCAGGGGTCTGAACATGAACACACTTCAGGGGAGAAAGAAAACATTATTATTGGCACTGAACACAAGCATATAAGTAATAATTATTAACCGTCATGTACGAGAGTAGTGAGACTATGTACATCCTAattaaaccccttcactgccatgAAGGTCTGCAATGGCTCTCTTGCAgacagtgtcttaaagggacaaactcccaatttttctttcatgaggagTATACacgtttaaacaattttccactttacttctattatcatttttttcttcattctcttggtatcctttattaaaggagcagcaatgcactactgtgaactagctgaacacatcagtaagacaATGATCAGGCATATATGTgacgccaccaatcagcagctagctcctgagcctacctagatattattttcaacaaaggataccaagagaacgcaaattagataagaggtaaattggaaagttgtttaaaagtgaatcatgaaagaaaatgttgggtttatgtccctttttaaaggacataaaagttTGTTGTTGTTTTCTATATGGATAGATATTTATGATTAATTGCAATGACCTACATACAAAAACTTGCAATTTGTTCATATATTGATAATCTACTTTAAAACCCTTGtgagtatgtttgtttatatagGGCTAGCTTTAAATTACTTTACTACCCTAAGCAATCACTGTCTAGTTTGTAGCTGGTTTAAACAATTTGCAGCATTCTTTAAAGAAACCTATGTTGGGTACATTTTTGCTTTGTGACCTTTCGTTGTTTCATGGGACAACACCAGTTTTATACACAAACATAAGGTAGTTTACAACACAAGGAAGCAAGTAGTGAATATATCatgcaatgtgtgtgtatatgtatgtgtatgtgtttttttttaaatatatatatatataaatataaaattacccaTAATTGATCCTTCTTCTGTTACAATTGCAgtggtttatgcccctttaaaaatcttgcactccaattaaagggacactgaacccaaattttgtatttcatgattcagatagagcatgcaattttaagcaactttctaattaacacctattatcacattttattcattctcttgctatctttatttgaaaaagaaggcatctaagcttttttggtttcagacctctgggcagcacttttttattggtggatgaatttatccaccaatcaggaaggacaacccaggttgttcaccaaaaatgggtcggcatctaaacttacattcttaaatttcaaataaagataccaagagaatgaagaaaatttgattataggagtaaattagaaagttgcttagaattccatgctctatctgaatcaccaaagaaaaaaaattgggttcagtgtccctttaactgtccagcATGTAATACTTAATATCCTTGCCCTAGTAACAGTCCTGTTATCTTTTAGAATTCATACCTCCGTGTGTATTGGAAGAGAATGGTAATGAAGATACCATCGGGGTCCTTGTTCGTCTGATCACAGAAAAGAAAGGTTAGTGCAAGCATCTCCCTTTCACAAGCACTTCCTAGTAAGCTGTGTCCTTCTCACAATAAGACTTATCCGCTACTGCAGCAGAACGTACACGAACCAATTTTTATGGTGtaggccattttttttttcttcaggttttTTTTACCTCTCAAATGTGAGAGGACATTTTAATGCAAATATGACCTGTTCTAAATAGCTtgggaacatcattttttttaattattattacagATCCAAGTAAAGTATATCTTTAACCTCTGCAAAATCCCTCTCAGGTGTTACAAGTATTGCAGCTCACAAGCTGAAGCATGGCAGTTATTGGCGAATACACTGGTGGTTTTGTGGCCGTGAGCTGCAGGACTTTACACAGTTagctaggatcagtaatgcacAGATGGCGCTCTAGTGAAACAAAAGGATTCTTTAATTATGTATAGCACAAGCTGCTATTTTTAAACTGTTCTACTTGAAGAAAGAAATATCATTAGGGCTCTAGGCATCGGTTTAATAGTTTTTGACAATGATGAGGGCTTTATATTGTAGTTTCACAGCTCATTTACAAACTATATAATACAATTCCTGCATTACCCTCTGGGTAATTTTCTCAGACCACTCCCCCTGGGAGCTCAGGAGGAGAATAAGGTACAACTGCTAAGCCTGATGTACTGGagatttgttttaacatatttattgCATCATAGGCTTCATGTTTGTTTCTTTTACCAACAGAAAATGCAGCTGCTTTGGAAGAGTTATTGAAGGATCATCAGAGTAGACAACTGTCCCAGTCTCCCAACAAGGCTCCTCACAAGTGAGTATCATTCCTATGCGCATCTTTATCGGAGTTTGCAGTGTAACCTATATAGTGTGATCACACAACACCATTTCTGTAAAGTTCATTAAAAGGCCAAAATAATGACACTCGAGCATGTAATTTCAGCACAAGCAATGCCCCAACTCTACTATGAGTTTAACCCCGGCAAAGGGAGCTGCAAACTGCTGCTGTTATGTGATTAGCACTCACAATCATTCCATGCAATgtgcattgcaaagttgtttaactatacataattaaacattttggaccAGATTTCAGCCactagagcgctaattgtgctagaagtaaacttctcacatgcgtcgggttgcgctcgtattatgagttaaaagtaaaaagttaacgtgCTTGCGCTAACCTGGCGCAAGCAGCTTACTTCTTGAGCATATtgctgattttttatatatatatatatatatatatatatatatatatatatatatgtgtgtatatatgtatatatgtatagatatatacagatatacataggaatatctctttaaaaatacttagaacatattccgctatgcgcagaacattggaaagtgaaatatttacagtaaatacacactacagcaatgtattaaaaaataatattgcatagagtgtatgtatgtgtatatatatatatatatatatatatatatgtgtgtgtgtgtgtttttatgtctatttgaatacatatatacacatgtacacctatatagacatacatacatatatacatacttatccatctttgatatgtgtatgtatttatctcaatattaaagccctttggctgccttttttatttctaacacttgagaccacatatctttgagcccttataactttagtgtgcaatatatattttttttaataatttttattaggcagtgttattataagtgtaaccgtgctttgtaatgtattttgcgattgcgctcaacttgtaacatgagcgcaatttaacctgcacgcaaatGTAACATGTACTCTAGCTCTTTATAGGGAATTTAAATTAATTTGAATATCCCTTTTTGATTCCATCTAAAAGTGTATTTTATTAtgtaataatgttttttaaaacgtGTTTTCTGTTAATTTCAAAAACAGAAGAGCTTTATAGGACCATTAAATTCAGTAAGATTGCATAGTCAATAAGTGCAtaaaaaaagacaaagaaataGCACATTGTCaatacgttttttgtttttttttgttctcttagcAGGCTACACCTTCTCCCACAGATGCCTCACCTCTGCAAACACCAGCACCATCTGCACACTGTACAGGGTCTGGCATCTTGCTCTGGGCCCTGCTGTACCCGCTGCAGCCAGAAGAAGTGGACTGATGTTCTTGTTCCCCCCGAAACTGTACCAAAAGGCGCTGTCAGCAACACCAAAGGATCCAAGCCAGTCACCATCCTTTCCGTGGGGAGGTAAATATCTGACAAAGATGTTCTTAACCTTCCTTTATAGTTCTAACCTGTTGTAAACAGACTTATTTTTGGTGGAGTAAACTTATTTTCTGATTATAACTCTCGCTAATTACATGGGATGATACCTTGTTTTCCAGATTTCGGGTTGCTCGTATAGCTGAGCAGAAGCCAAGCCCCCCAGAGGTAAAAGCGCCCATTGATTGTGAGGAATCGAAAAATGTCCCCTGTGATGACTGTGCTGAACAGCGGGTGCTGCTCTGTAATGCTCTAAGGGCCAAAAACCGTAGTATGGAAGACACCAGCAAGCTTGAGGTGAGAAGCGGTTGCCagctgctgtgtgtatataatatgaaaGACACAGCATTAAGGATTTCCTCTAACTTATTGCTGAACATAAAGATATAGTTGATCATTTGGGGCCACTTACTAATTGTACATACTTTAGCTGTTATTTCTGCAAAAACTGAAAACCTAGGCATAAATGTTTTGCACCTGAAGCCAACATTTtgcatttttataaattttgagcAGAACTCTCTAACCTGACACAAACAGACCATCTGATGCTACACTCATTAGCTAGGTTGGTAGGAAGGAGTCTTGATAGAAAAGGTGCAAAGTTCCATGTAGCAACAGTATGTCTGGCAGTGCCTCCATCAatgtgaaaacattttattttaaacctgtTCATTGGTCACCTGGTCTCCCCACTTTTCCAGatgattaataattta
Proteins encoded in this region:
- the RELT gene encoding tumor necrosis factor receptor superfamily member 19L isoform X2, translating into MMGNTCTIFLAILLTLLLQRGQCQLECNKGEYRTEDDQCVPCIECQPGEEPDGVCGFGTGAEVACRRCSPGMFSSRIGRSPCIMHTQCDKRRRVQLSPGTLTADVQCGDCLSGFFSPVAKTSNPSTCFPCWLAPADTVGCEGIRTLRPRSPRTIDASTKQDNRMTLNSTLSEGQGDSGTQYAVLAIVPVFCMMGLSGILLCNFLKKKGYHCTSQKEQDEEAPPAEKAEFIPPCVLEENGNEDTIGVLVRLITEKKENAAALEELLKDHQSRQLSQSPNKAPHKLHLLPQMPHLCKHQHHLHTVQGLASCSGPCCTRCSQKKWTDVLVPPETVPKGAVSNTKGSKPVTILSVGRFRVARIAEQKPSPPEVKAPIDCEESKNVPCDDCAEQRVLLCNALRAKNRSMEDTSKLEDVI
- the RELT gene encoding tumor necrosis factor receptor superfamily member 19L isoform X1 — translated: MMGNTCTIFLAILLTLLLQRGQCQLECNKGEYRTEDDQCVPCIECQPGEEPDGVCGFGTGAEVACRRCSPGMFSSRIGRSPCIMHTQCDKRRRVQLSPGTLTADVQCGDCLSGFFSPVAKTSNPSTCFPCWLAPADTVGCEGIRTLRPRSPRTIDASTKQDNRMTLNSTLSEGQGDSGTQYAVLAIVPVFCMMGLSGILLCNFLKKKGYHCTSQKEQDEEAPPAEKAEFIPPCVLEENGNEDTIGVLVRLITEKKENAAALEELLKDHQSRQLSQSPNKAPHNRLHLLPQMPHLCKHQHHLHTVQGLASCSGPCCTRCSQKKWTDVLVPPETVPKGAVSNTKGSKPVTILSVGRFRVARIAEQKPSPPEVKAPIDCEESKNVPCDDCAEQRVLLCNALRAKNRSMEDTSKLEDVI